CTTCATTCAGGGTCGCTCAAATATGGGCCCTACATCCCTTTTCTCcatttacttcttttttcatatttacTACACCAAAACAAGTACCAAAGCCCAGATTATTAGATCAAACACCAGACTACCCCCATACTTGCAACTACGATCATAAAAAATAACCTTCCATCATTTGAAGAATCAACATATATTATCTCACAACAACACAGATAACAAaacacaatctttttttttttttttttttttttttgttggcacCAGGTGTTTGGGTACAACGTCCTGAGTAATCCCCGACGTGTACCGgcccttggcaaggagtttTCCAAAAGTACACCTCAAGTAATTCAGGATGAAAATCCCCACATCCGATGGCCTctaggattgtttgcacccgaggggatttgaaccttagacttagGCGAGCATACCCcaaagcccaaggcctttaccacttgagccaactcctAGGGGTTTCAAAAAACAATCTTGGCAGTATAGGAAACATAAACAGCTGAAATTCCCAatccatattttcaaactacaatTGTATACTGTCTAACTGCTACCCGTACCCCGCGGGCATTTAAAACGCAACTAGTCCAACCAAGACCATACAATAACAAAGACTCATAATTTAAAAACACTCAACCACATATCAGTTAGAAGAATATatttcctaaaaaaaattagaagaatataTGCATGCATAGAATGACCCACAGAATCATGAAAGCCCTAGATCATGAAAACACTAAAgcatagaaaattgaaaaaagaaaaagaatgagaaaTACCATGTGGGGATACTTGTCCTGATCGACAACCCTAGTGTTCTCGAGCTTGATGTTGAGGTATTGATCAACGGAGTGTAGAGTCCCCCTGATTGCAAGGTCATTCTTCAACTCCACCGTCACTTCTCGCCCCACCAAGTCCTTGAAGTACGAGAAGAACAACTGCACCCAGAAAAATCAAACCCACATGAATGACtcgggaaagaagaagaagagtttgagaCAAATGGAGAGGGACATCAGAAAATTGGATTCcggaaataataaaacaaaaacggaattaagaaaaagcaaaaccaacagagaaagaaagaagtgaATAAAGAAAATGTCTACCATATTTTCTtcgtggag
This genomic window from Carya illinoinensis cultivar Pawnee chromosome 7, C.illinoinensisPawnee_v1, whole genome shotgun sequence contains:
- the LOC122315880 gene encoding sm-like protein LSM2, producing MLFFSYFKDLVGREVTVELKNDLAIRGTLHSVDQYLNIKLENTRVVDQDKYPHMLSVRNCFIRGSVVRYVQLPPEGVDIELLHDATRREARGG